A section of the Myxococcus virescens genome encodes:
- a CDS encoding ABC transporter permease: MARIADGVGDIASDFKFAVRMLRKAPVFTLVAVLCLAFGIGANAAIFSVVDAVLLRPLPYHEPGQLVRLFETTPARDPTWRGSVSWPNYQDWSTQLPSLEGVAAYEFQGRNLMTPEGAERVNVVAATANLFQLLGTPPKLGPGFAPGDDQPGAAPVVVIGEGLWQRRFGADPGLVGRTLTLDGQPHTVVGILPTAVGFPAGARMEVFIPFVPSADRVDNRGSHFLSVLGRLRPGVPPQTLAAELKEVARRIEEEHPAQQAGRSAAAVSLSETVTGNVRPTLLLLQGAVLLVLLIACANVANLLLARTSTRQQEIAVRFALGASRGHIVRQLLVESLLLSLLGALLGVLLGAWGVNAMGNLVRASFPLTGDLPLNGRVLGFLLLISVGSALAFGLTPALQATRTPLRASLAEPGAKQSPSRAHRSFRGALVVTEVALSLVLLVGAGLLLRGFLKLLGTEPGLEPRHVLTAHLPITPNQYPREEVVERLFQPILEKARTLPGVESAALISLLPIQTAWTSGDYAVEGELPAEPGKTLFAEFRTTSPDLFKSLGIPLLAGRDFTEDDGRGAEQVVIVNQALARRHFAGSEAVGRRLIIGGQPVEIIGVVGDVRQAGLDQQPLPEVHLPYNHPRSTLWYFQAVTLVLKTRTAPAGVAATLRGAVRAVDSEQPLYNIMTMEEIIQQSVAGRRLSLTLLGAFALIALVLATAGLYGVISYLVSQRTQEIGIRMALGAPPGRVVRLVMDQGMKMAGLGIGVGLVAAFGLSRYMESLLYGVSGTDPLTFGVFALLLGGVALLATWLPARRASRVDPIIAIQKR; this comes from the coding sequence ATGGCCCGTATCGCCGACGGAGTGGGGGACATCGCGAGCGACTTCAAGTTCGCGGTGCGGATGCTCCGGAAGGCCCCGGTCTTCACGCTGGTGGCCGTGCTGTGTCTGGCATTTGGGATTGGCGCCAACGCGGCCATCTTCAGCGTGGTGGATGCGGTGCTGCTCCGCCCGCTGCCCTACCACGAGCCAGGGCAGCTCGTTCGCCTCTTCGAGACGACACCGGCGCGGGACCCGACGTGGCGGGGCTCGGTGTCGTGGCCCAATTACCAGGACTGGTCCACCCAGCTCCCCTCGCTGGAAGGCGTGGCCGCCTACGAGTTCCAGGGCCGCAACCTGATGACGCCCGAGGGCGCGGAGCGGGTGAACGTGGTGGCGGCCACGGCCAACCTCTTCCAGCTCCTGGGCACGCCGCCCAAGCTGGGCCCCGGCTTCGCGCCCGGAGATGACCAGCCCGGGGCCGCGCCCGTCGTCGTCATCGGCGAGGGCCTGTGGCAGCGCCGCTTCGGAGCCGACCCGGGCCTCGTCGGACGCACGCTGACGCTGGACGGACAGCCGCACACCGTGGTGGGCATCCTGCCCACGGCGGTGGGCTTTCCCGCGGGGGCCCGGATGGAGGTCTTCATCCCCTTCGTCCCCTCCGCGGACCGGGTGGACAACCGGGGCTCGCACTTCCTGAGTGTCCTCGGGCGGCTGCGCCCGGGTGTCCCGCCCCAGACGCTCGCCGCGGAGCTGAAGGAAGTGGCGCGCCGCATCGAGGAAGAGCACCCCGCGCAGCAAGCCGGGCGAAGCGCCGCGGCGGTGTCCCTGTCGGAGACGGTGACGGGCAACGTGCGGCCCACGCTGCTGCTCCTGCAGGGCGCGGTGCTGCTGGTCCTGCTCATCGCATGCGCCAACGTGGCCAACCTGCTGCTCGCCCGGACCTCCACGCGGCAGCAGGAGATTGCCGTCCGCTTCGCACTGGGCGCGAGCCGGGGACACATCGTGCGGCAGCTCCTGGTGGAGAGCCTGCTGCTGTCGCTGCTGGGCGCGCTGCTGGGCGTACTCCTGGGCGCCTGGGGTGTGAACGCCATGGGCAACCTGGTCCGGGCGTCCTTCCCACTCACCGGGGACCTTCCCCTCAACGGGCGGGTCCTCGGCTTCCTCCTGCTGATATCCGTGGGAAGCGCGCTCGCCTTCGGCCTGACACCGGCGCTCCAGGCCACGCGCACGCCGCTGCGCGCCAGCCTCGCCGAGCCAGGGGCCAAACAGTCTCCGTCGCGAGCGCACCGCTCCTTTCGCGGCGCGCTCGTCGTGACGGAGGTGGCCCTGTCGTTGGTGCTGCTCGTGGGAGCGGGGCTGCTGCTGCGAGGCTTTCTGAAGTTGCTGGGCACCGAGCCCGGGCTGGAGCCACGCCACGTCCTCACCGCCCACCTGCCCATCACCCCGAACCAGTACCCCCGGGAGGAGGTCGTCGAGCGCCTCTTCCAGCCCATCCTGGAGAAGGCCCGGACGCTCCCAGGCGTGGAGTCCGCGGCGCTCATCTCCCTGCTGCCCATCCAGACGGCGTGGACCAGCGGGGACTACGCCGTCGAGGGAGAGCTGCCGGCGGAGCCGGGCAAGACGCTGTTCGCGGAGTTCAGGACGACCAGCCCGGACCTGTTCAAGTCGCTGGGGATACCGTTGCTGGCCGGCCGCGACTTCACCGAGGACGACGGCCGCGGCGCCGAGCAGGTCGTCATCGTCAACCAGGCCCTCGCCCGCCGGCACTTCGCGGGAAGCGAGGCCGTGGGACGCCGGCTGATCATCGGGGGCCAGCCCGTGGAAATCATCGGCGTGGTGGGAGACGTGCGGCAGGCGGGCCTGGACCAGCAGCCCCTCCCCGAGGTCCACCTCCCCTACAACCATCCGCGCTCCACGCTCTGGTATTTCCAAGCGGTGACGCTGGTGCTCAAGACACGCACGGCGCCCGCTGGCGTGGCGGCCACGCTGCGCGGCGCGGTGCGCGCCGTGGACTCCGAGCAGCCGCTCTACAACATCATGACCATGGAGGAGATCATCCAGCAGTCCGTCGCGGGACGGCGCCTGAGCCTCACGCTCCTGGGCGCGTTCGCGCTCATCGCGCTGGTGCTGGCCACCGCGGGCCTCTACGGCGTCATCTCCTACCTCGTCTCGCAACGCACCCAGGAGATTGGCATCCGCATGGCGCTTGGGGCGCCTCCGGGCCGGGTGGTGCGGCTGGTCATGGACCAGGGCATGAAGATGGCGGGCTTGGGAATCGGCGTGGGGCTCGTCGCCGCCTTCGGCCTGTCCCGCTACATGGAAAGCCTGCTGTACGGCGTCAGCGGGACGGACCCACTGACCTTCGGCGTGTTCGCCCTGTTGCTGGGCGGCGTGGCGCTGCTGGCCACCTGGCTGCCCGCGCGCCGCGCCTCCCGCGTGGACCCCATCATCGCCATCCAGAAGCGATGA